One segment of Ureibacillus thermophilus DNA contains the following:
- the truA gene encoding tRNA pseudouridine(38-40) synthase TruA, whose amino-acid sequence MRRMKAVISYDGTNFSGYQAQPGKRTVQSEIEKVLTAMHKGEQVRIFASGRTDARVHATGQVIHFDTPLSIPSENYKIALNAQLPGDVRILEMEEVSPDFHARFSAKGKRYRYKWNCEEVQSPFKRHYTVETKGRKPDVGKMAKGAEYMIGTHDFTSFCAASTPVEDKVRTIYSLKFEWHDQELHMVIEGNGFLYNMVRIIAGTLWEVGIGKREPESIKDILESKNREMAGTTAPPHGLYLEKVFYE is encoded by the coding sequence TTGCGACGAATGAAAGCAGTTATTTCTTATGACGGCACTAACTTTTCCGGCTATCAAGCGCAGCCGGGAAAGCGCACAGTGCAGTCAGAAATAGAAAAGGTGTTGACAGCCATGCATAAGGGAGAACAGGTGCGCATCTTTGCCAGCGGGCGTACAGATGCGCGGGTGCATGCGACGGGACAAGTTATACATTTTGACACGCCTCTCTCCATTCCAAGTGAAAATTATAAAATTGCGTTGAATGCGCAGCTTCCTGGAGATGTCCGCATTTTAGAGATGGAAGAAGTTTCGCCGGATTTCCATGCCCGTTTCAGTGCAAAAGGGAAACGCTATCGATATAAATGGAACTGTGAGGAAGTGCAAAGTCCATTCAAAAGACACTATACGGTTGAAACGAAAGGAAGAAAACCGGACGTAGGAAAAATGGCGAAAGGTGCAGAGTATATGATTGGCACCCACGACTTTACGAGCTTTTGTGCAGCGAGCACGCCAGTGGAGGATAAAGTACGCACCATTTATTCCCTTAAGTTCGAGTGGCATGATCAGGAACTTCATATGGTGATCGAAGGAAACGGTTTTTTATATAATATGGTGCGCATCATCGCAGGCACATTATGGGAAGTGGGAATCGGAAAAAGGGAGCCGGAGTCCATCAAGGATATACTGGAATCCAAAAATCGTGAAATGGCTGGCACGACCGCTCCCCCCCACGGATTGTATTTAGAAAAAGTGTTTTATGAATAG